The Zingiber officinale cultivar Zhangliang chromosome 9A, Zo_v1.1, whole genome shotgun sequence genome window below encodes:
- the LOC122018650 gene encoding myosin-binding protein 1-like isoform X2 — protein sequence MASKAPVSSIRGFSNALSSAVLEWILMFLLFIDALLSYLVTKFSRLCMLQTPCLFCSRLDHIFGNEKPGFYLDLICKDHRIEISPLSFCSVHGNLADMCKSCLLSASTERKSTPETNRQFIGRHKGHSHDHDEDAEDDNFIVFHGDELANIPYLKRGHKLHAIGMEEDKPVQAHVPDVDIPSLSSTRKDFVKVEGGQRKGKEKLLVSPTNFHVKNQGVDRFSHVGYSEVKISSDSDSEAPVTLDEGNSLAFGDDNTQDDLVSDIVAFDNANITKNSSAGVLEDISQEKVIHPAVNISEDDVLEKLIHFAPLPNEPCASFPEKQINVAEFYNVPSSSSNAAEHCLIDTNSSKVEVKSIPVQYEFVSHDSRDGQVENSDIELLDASCISFLDDKKDTCATHINLKISNDTNEHGQSMSTIIDLNGTHEHTVDITGKSSSSVSSQVIMNKDSSIIEEDLIGDSGESMNKHMDLNNANKHALGTSGCLPSKIQEDLINGSDQSMSPHMDLNDAYKLAIDTDGSMPSPQFTEVMMRKDSFKVQEDLITEFGQSMNTSMDLNDAYKLATKRSLSSPRFTEVIMGKDSSRVQEDLKLLISQISAAQGIESPWNEMTPSPRSFTQGDESVLQNITKTLSLERNGSGLESLEGSIVSEVEGEGAVERLKRQIELDRKSISLLFKELEEERNASAIAANQVMAMMTRLQEEKASMQMEAVQYQRMMEEQAEYDLAALQKCNELLAQREKEIKDLQYEVESCRKHYADEISADKTLEFCGNFLDKEIAFCDKTGEAKISRFTELGNYKDHLSFFEEEATYISNCLKKLEKKLYLFSNNGIYDDVSDFNLNSNIDDPNEVSGKTSVNVDGEEYFERNAMSESGVGTYGQYSIDDLKDGPLGNIENFVLEEKVSRRRLHPVEQNNSDRSDIDKQHLLKAGDFHELASFENEVSSLSRRLEALEVDRNFLEHAINSLKAGEHGVQFIQEIARDLQELRSIGINRRNHV from the exons ATGGCTTCAAAGGCTCCTGTCAGTAGTATCCGAGGATTCTCTAATGCTCTATCTTCGGCTGTGCTCGAATGGATTTTgatgtttctattgtttattgatGCCTTGCTATCCTACCTAGTGACAAAATTCTCTCGTCTTTGCATGTTACAAACACCTTGTCTATTCTGTTCAAGACTGGATCACATTTTTGGAAATGAGAAACCAGGCTTCTATCTTGATTTAATTTGCAAAGACCACAGAATAGAGATATCACCATTATCTTTCTGTAGTGTTCATGGGAATCTTGCTGACATGTGCAAGAGCTGTCTCCTTTCGGCTTCTACTGAGAGGAAATCTACCCCTGAGACCAATAGACAATTTATTGGTAGGCACAAAGGGCATTCTCATGACCATGATGAGGATGCTGAGGACGACAACTTCATTGTGTTTCATGGGGATGAGTTGGCAAACATTCCGTATCTCAAGAGGGGTCACAAACTACACGCCATTGGCATGGAAGAAGATAAACCTGTTCAAGCGCATGTGCCTGATGTTGACATTCCTTCATTGTCATCAACTAGGAAAGATTTTGTTAAAGTTGAAGGTGggcaaagaaaaggaaaggagaaaCTTTTGGTTTCTCCAACAAATTTTCATGTGAAAAATCAAGGAGTTGATCGCTTCTCTCATGTTGGTTACAGTGAAGTTAAAATTTCCTCTGACTCTGATTCTGAGGCTCCAGTCACACTTGATGAAGGAAATTCTTTGGCATTTGGAGATGACAATACTCAGGATGATTTGGTGTCTGATATCGTAGCTTTCGATAATGCCAATATTACCAAAAACAGTTCAGCTGGTGTCTTGGAAGACATAAGCCAAGAAAAGGTTATTCACCCAGCGGTTAATATTTCAGAAGATGATGTCCTTGAAAAGTTGATTCACTTTGCACCACTTCCTAATGAACCTTGTGCATCATTTCCTGAAAAGCAAATAAATGTAGCTGAGTTTTATAACgttccatcttcatcttctaatGCTGCTGAGCATTGTTTGATTGACACTAATTCAAGCAAAGTTGAAGTCAAATCAATCCCCGTACAATATGAATTTGTGTCACATGATTCTCGAGATGGCCAAGTAGAAAACTCAG ATATTGAGTTACTTGATGCTTCCTGCATCAGCTTCCTTGATGATAAGAAAGATACCTGTGCAACTCACATCAATTTGAAGATAAGTAATGATACAAATGAGCATGGTCAATCTATGAGCACTATTATCGACTTGAATGGTACCCATGAGCATACTGTTGATATTACAGGAAAATCTTCATCTTCTGTATCTTCTCAAGTAATTATGAATAAGGATTCATCTATAATTGAGGAAGATTTGATAGGTGACTCTGGTGAATCTATGAATAAGCATATGGATCTGAATAATGCTAATAAGCATGCTCTTGGTACTAGTGGATGCTTGCCTTCTAAAATTCAGGAAGATCTAATTAATGGTTCTGATCAATCTATGAGTCCTCATATGGATCTGAATGATGCTTATAAGCTTGCTATTGATACTGATGGAAGCATGCCATCTCCTCAATTTACTGAAGTGATGATGAGGAAGGATTCATTTAAAGTTCAAGAGGATTTGATTACTGAATTTGGTCAATCTATGAATACTAGTATGGATCTGAATGATGCTTACAAGCTGGCAACAAAGAGAAGTTTATCGTCTCCCAGATTTACTGAAGTAATTATGGGAAAGGATTCTTCAAGAGTGCAGGAAGACCTCAAACTTCTGATTTCTCAAATATCTGCAGCACAGGGGATTGAGTCTCCATGGAATGAAATGACTCCTAGTCCCAGATCATTTACACAAGGTGATGAATCAGTACTGCAGAACATTACTAAGACACTCTCTCTTGAGAGGAATGGATCAGGATTAGAATCACTAGAAGGTAGCATTGTAAGTGAAGTGGAAGGGGAAGGTGCTGTTGAGAGGCTGAAGAGACAGATTGAATTGGACAGGAAGTCAATAAGCCTTCTCTTCAAGGAATTAGAAGAAGAAAGAAATGCTTCAGCAATTGCTGCAAATCAAGTCATGGCCATGATGACTAGGTTGCAAGAAGAGAAGGCTTCTATGCAAATGGAGGCTGTGCAGTACCAAAGAATGATGGAAGAGCAAGCTGAGTATGACCTTGCAGCACTCCAGAAATGTAATGAGTTACTTGctcaaagagagaaagaaataaaagattTGCAATATGAGGTGGAAAGCTGCAGGAAACACTATGCTGACGAAATTTCTGCTGATAAAACACTTGAATTTTGTGGTAATTTCCTTGATAAGGAGATTGCATTTTGTGACAAAACTGGGGAAGCTAAAATATCAAGATTTACTGAATTAGGAAATTATAAAGACCACTTATCTTTTTTTGAGGAAGAGGcaacatatatatcaaattgtttgaagaagttagagaaAAAATTGTATCTTTTTTCTAATAATGGCATCTATGATGATGTTTCTGATTTTAATCTGAATAGCAATATTGATGATCCAAATGAAGTTTCTGGTAAAACATCTGTGAATGTTGATGGTGAAGAGTATTTTGAAAGGAATGCAATGTCAGAAAGTGGTGTTGGCACATACGGTCAATATTCCATTGATGATCTAAAAGATGGTCCTTTGGGAAATATTGAAAACTTTGTGTTGGAAGAGAAGGTATCTAGAAGACGTTTACATCCTGTGGAACAGAATAATAGTGACAGATCTGACATTGACAAGCAACACTTATTAAAGGCAGGTGATTTCCATGAACTAGCCTCTTTTGAGAATGAAGTGTCAAGTCTAAGTCGGAGGTTGGAAGCACTTGAAGTTGATCGCAATTTCCTAGAACATGCTATCAATTCACTTAAAGCTGGAGAACATGGTGTTCAATTTATTCAAGAGATAGCTCGTGATCTACAGGAACTAAGGAGCATTGGAATCAATAGAAGAAATCATGTATAG
- the LOC122018650 gene encoding myosin-binding protein 1-like isoform X1, translating to MASKAPVSSIRGFSNALSSAVLEWILMFLLFIDALLSYLVTKFSRLCMLQTPCLFCSRLDHIFGNEKPGFYLDLICKDHRIEISPLSFCSVHGNLADMCKSCLLSASTERKSTPETNRQFIGRHKGHSHDHDEDAEDDNFIVFHGDELANIPYLKRGHKLHAIGMEEDKPVQAHVPDVDIPSLSSTRKDFVKVEGGQRKGKEKLLVSPTNFHVKNQGVDRFSHVGYSEVKISSDSDSEAPVTLDEGNSLAFGDDNTQDDLVSDIVAFDNANITKNSSAGVLEDISQEKVIHPAVNISEDDVLEKLIHFAPLPNEPCASFPEKQINVAEFYNVPSSSSNAAEHCLIDTNSSKVEVKSIPVQYEFVSHDSRDGQVENSGMKNIELLDASCISFLDDKKDTCATHINLKISNDTNEHGQSMSTIIDLNGTHEHTVDITGKSSSSVSSQVIMNKDSSIIEEDLIGDSGESMNKHMDLNNANKHALGTSGCLPSKIQEDLINGSDQSMSPHMDLNDAYKLAIDTDGSMPSPQFTEVMMRKDSFKVQEDLITEFGQSMNTSMDLNDAYKLATKRSLSSPRFTEVIMGKDSSRVQEDLKLLISQISAAQGIESPWNEMTPSPRSFTQGDESVLQNITKTLSLERNGSGLESLEGSIVSEVEGEGAVERLKRQIELDRKSISLLFKELEEERNASAIAANQVMAMMTRLQEEKASMQMEAVQYQRMMEEQAEYDLAALQKCNELLAQREKEIKDLQYEVESCRKHYADEISADKTLEFCGNFLDKEIAFCDKTGEAKISRFTELGNYKDHLSFFEEEATYISNCLKKLEKKLYLFSNNGIYDDVSDFNLNSNIDDPNEVSGKTSVNVDGEEYFERNAMSESGVGTYGQYSIDDLKDGPLGNIENFVLEEKVSRRRLHPVEQNNSDRSDIDKQHLLKAGDFHELASFENEVSSLSRRLEALEVDRNFLEHAINSLKAGEHGVQFIQEIARDLQELRSIGINRRNHV from the exons ATGGCTTCAAAGGCTCCTGTCAGTAGTATCCGAGGATTCTCTAATGCTCTATCTTCGGCTGTGCTCGAATGGATTTTgatgtttctattgtttattgatGCCTTGCTATCCTACCTAGTGACAAAATTCTCTCGTCTTTGCATGTTACAAACACCTTGTCTATTCTGTTCAAGACTGGATCACATTTTTGGAAATGAGAAACCAGGCTTCTATCTTGATTTAATTTGCAAAGACCACAGAATAGAGATATCACCATTATCTTTCTGTAGTGTTCATGGGAATCTTGCTGACATGTGCAAGAGCTGTCTCCTTTCGGCTTCTACTGAGAGGAAATCTACCCCTGAGACCAATAGACAATTTATTGGTAGGCACAAAGGGCATTCTCATGACCATGATGAGGATGCTGAGGACGACAACTTCATTGTGTTTCATGGGGATGAGTTGGCAAACATTCCGTATCTCAAGAGGGGTCACAAACTACACGCCATTGGCATGGAAGAAGATAAACCTGTTCAAGCGCATGTGCCTGATGTTGACATTCCTTCATTGTCATCAACTAGGAAAGATTTTGTTAAAGTTGAAGGTGggcaaagaaaaggaaaggagaaaCTTTTGGTTTCTCCAACAAATTTTCATGTGAAAAATCAAGGAGTTGATCGCTTCTCTCATGTTGGTTACAGTGAAGTTAAAATTTCCTCTGACTCTGATTCTGAGGCTCCAGTCACACTTGATGAAGGAAATTCTTTGGCATTTGGAGATGACAATACTCAGGATGATTTGGTGTCTGATATCGTAGCTTTCGATAATGCCAATATTACCAAAAACAGTTCAGCTGGTGTCTTGGAAGACATAAGCCAAGAAAAGGTTATTCACCCAGCGGTTAATATTTCAGAAGATGATGTCCTTGAAAAGTTGATTCACTTTGCACCACTTCCTAATGAACCTTGTGCATCATTTCCTGAAAAGCAAATAAATGTAGCTGAGTTTTATAACgttccatcttcatcttctaatGCTGCTGAGCATTGTTTGATTGACACTAATTCAAGCAAAGTTGAAGTCAAATCAATCCCCGTACAATATGAATTTGTGTCACATGATTCTCGAGATGGCCAAGTAGAAAACTCAGGTATGAAAA ATATTGAGTTACTTGATGCTTCCTGCATCAGCTTCCTTGATGATAAGAAAGATACCTGTGCAACTCACATCAATTTGAAGATAAGTAATGATACAAATGAGCATGGTCAATCTATGAGCACTATTATCGACTTGAATGGTACCCATGAGCATACTGTTGATATTACAGGAAAATCTTCATCTTCTGTATCTTCTCAAGTAATTATGAATAAGGATTCATCTATAATTGAGGAAGATTTGATAGGTGACTCTGGTGAATCTATGAATAAGCATATGGATCTGAATAATGCTAATAAGCATGCTCTTGGTACTAGTGGATGCTTGCCTTCTAAAATTCAGGAAGATCTAATTAATGGTTCTGATCAATCTATGAGTCCTCATATGGATCTGAATGATGCTTATAAGCTTGCTATTGATACTGATGGAAGCATGCCATCTCCTCAATTTACTGAAGTGATGATGAGGAAGGATTCATTTAAAGTTCAAGAGGATTTGATTACTGAATTTGGTCAATCTATGAATACTAGTATGGATCTGAATGATGCTTACAAGCTGGCAACAAAGAGAAGTTTATCGTCTCCCAGATTTACTGAAGTAATTATGGGAAAGGATTCTTCAAGAGTGCAGGAAGACCTCAAACTTCTGATTTCTCAAATATCTGCAGCACAGGGGATTGAGTCTCCATGGAATGAAATGACTCCTAGTCCCAGATCATTTACACAAGGTGATGAATCAGTACTGCAGAACATTACTAAGACACTCTCTCTTGAGAGGAATGGATCAGGATTAGAATCACTAGAAGGTAGCATTGTAAGTGAAGTGGAAGGGGAAGGTGCTGTTGAGAGGCTGAAGAGACAGATTGAATTGGACAGGAAGTCAATAAGCCTTCTCTTCAAGGAATTAGAAGAAGAAAGAAATGCTTCAGCAATTGCTGCAAATCAAGTCATGGCCATGATGACTAGGTTGCAAGAAGAGAAGGCTTCTATGCAAATGGAGGCTGTGCAGTACCAAAGAATGATGGAAGAGCAAGCTGAGTATGACCTTGCAGCACTCCAGAAATGTAATGAGTTACTTGctcaaagagagaaagaaataaaagattTGCAATATGAGGTGGAAAGCTGCAGGAAACACTATGCTGACGAAATTTCTGCTGATAAAACACTTGAATTTTGTGGTAATTTCCTTGATAAGGAGATTGCATTTTGTGACAAAACTGGGGAAGCTAAAATATCAAGATTTACTGAATTAGGAAATTATAAAGACCACTTATCTTTTTTTGAGGAAGAGGcaacatatatatcaaattgtttgaagaagttagagaaAAAATTGTATCTTTTTTCTAATAATGGCATCTATGATGATGTTTCTGATTTTAATCTGAATAGCAATATTGATGATCCAAATGAAGTTTCTGGTAAAACATCTGTGAATGTTGATGGTGAAGAGTATTTTGAAAGGAATGCAATGTCAGAAAGTGGTGTTGGCACATACGGTCAATATTCCATTGATGATCTAAAAGATGGTCCTTTGGGAAATATTGAAAACTTTGTGTTGGAAGAGAAGGTATCTAGAAGACGTTTACATCCTGTGGAACAGAATAATAGTGACAGATCTGACATTGACAAGCAACACTTATTAAAGGCAGGTGATTTCCATGAACTAGCCTCTTTTGAGAATGAAGTGTCAAGTCTAAGTCGGAGGTTGGAAGCACTTGAAGTTGATCGCAATTTCCTAGAACATGCTATCAATTCACTTAAAGCTGGAGAACATGGTGTTCAATTTATTCAAGAGATAGCTCGTGATCTACAGGAACTAAGGAGCATTGGAATCAATAGAAGAAATCATGTATAG